The following proteins are co-located in the Neodiprion virginianus isolate iyNeoVirg1 chromosome 6, iyNeoVirg1.1, whole genome shotgun sequence genome:
- the LOC124307628 gene encoding uncharacterized protein LOC124307628 encodes MKGDKESIMNCEVQNEFLDTEEDGYVKRILAHSRSSLESDAMSISGGVKESDISETSRKLEDYRDTLTPNDKEKTNGIDAMKSSSETKTYDREAILRKLAGDKCLRKYLLNSAREAQAKIETSEMKTFEKSEDERLESVVEELREFLKAIPDGLLHMMTGMSRPGDCGRPADRKPDWLDMEKLRRGQKFARDHNFSLYLAEMLSLMCTYTFQDTLKLMILTGKTSTRFTAMKRWASAAIRFHHWYCYDPWSEGTKAWKDILAVRASHAAVKHMVDASTTEETDNAVKIPNLSCPSRDMLLKDFSEACETPAVGQCPFLVKPNDPDRPKGFNQFEMSFTQWQLVGLVICYPQYFGIHDATEEDLDAYCHLWRSIGYQLGAEDEYNFCRGTLHEIQQLSHDFLDVWVKPNLREVTPEWEHMTRCVFDGFGFIVPYISFETSVLFVCEILDLKMPRLYSSLSYKAWINHCLMKSFIYYGMKLSMVVDFVNTKLQRFLDLGERLRPSGWEKIRIKFEG; translated from the exons ATGAAGGGGGATAAAGAGTCAATTATGAACTGTGAAGTGCAGAACGAATTTTTGGATACTGAAGAGGACGGCTACGTGAAACGAATTCTTGCACATTCAAGATCGTCGCTCGAAAGCGATGCAATGTCGATTTCTGGTGGCGTGAAGGAGAGCGACATTTCGGAGACGTCTCGGAAATTAGAAGATTATCGCGACACTCTGACACCTAACGATAAAGAAAAGACGAACGGGATTGACGCGATGAAATCGTCATCGGAAACCAAAACGTACGACAGAGAGGCGATACTCCGCAAGCTCGCAGGTGACAAGTGCTTGAGAAAATATCTTTTGAACAGCGCCAGAGAAGCGCAGGCGAAGATCGAGACTTCGGAGATGAAGACGTTCGAGAAGTCCGAAGACGAACGCCTGGAATCGGTTGTCGAAGAGTTGCGAGAATTTTTGAAGGCAATACCGGACGGACTACTGCACATGATGACGGGAATGTCTCGTCCCGGAGACTGCGGAAGACCCGCTGACCGGAAGCCCGACTGGCTTGACATGGAAAAGCTACGGCGCGGTCAGAAATTTGCTCGGGACCACAATTTCTCACTATACCTTGCCGAGATGCTGTCCCTGATGTGCACGTACACCTTTCAGGACACACTTAAGCTGATGATTCTGACTGGAAAGACCAGCACACGTTTTACGGCCATGAAAAG gtGGGCATCCGCGGCGATACGGTTTCATCACTGGTACTGTTACGATCCCTGGTCCGAAGGAACTAAAGCTTGGAAGGATATTTTGGCTGTTAGAGCGTCCCACGCTGCCGTAAAACACATGGTGGATGCTTCCACAACCGAAGAAACGGACAATGCGGTAAAAATTCCAAACCTGTCGTGTCCGTCGCGTGACATGTTGCTGAAAGATTTTTCCGAGGCTTGTGAAACCCCTGCGGTCGGTCAGTGTCCTTTTCTGGTGAAGCCGAACGATCCTGATCGACCCAAGGGTTTCAATCAGTTTGAAATGTCGTTCACGCAATGGCAACTTGTTGGATTGGTCATCTGCTACCCTCAGTATTTCGGAATTCATGACGCGACGGAAGAAGATCTTGACGCTTATTGTCATTTGTGGAGAAGCATCGGCTACCAGCTGGGAGCGGAAGATGA GTACAACTTTTGTCGTGGCACTCTCCACGAAATTCAACAATTGAGTCATGATTTTCTCGATGTTTGGGTGAAGCCTAATTTGCGAGAAGTGACCCCTGAGTGGGAGCACATGACGAGATGTGTATTCGATGGTTTCGGATTCATTGTTCCGTACATCAGCTTCGAAACTTCCGTTCTTTTCGTTTGCGAAATTCTTGATCTGAAAATGCCGCGGCTCTACTCGTCGCTATCTTACAAAGCATGGATCAACCACTGTCTTATGAA ATCTTTCATTTACTACGGGATGAAACTCTCGATGGTTGTCGATTTCGTCAATACCAAGCTGCAACGATTTTTGGATCTAGGTGAAAGACTCCGCCCCTCGGGTTGGGAGAAGATACGAATCAAGTTTGAAGGGTAA
- the LOC124307625 gene encoding uncharacterized protein LOC124307625, with protein sequence MKVERNPSEDSKAESESSDFEELGDVASTKRIFSSSDGERTEIDDSDNDSGFVGVSQGSLDRLDTVTPEVPCAETSGSGPYDRDAILYELVSSSHPREARFIAAVERMKNGGVKSASDIYADFPDNFEYDASTLSQECRESMIEKLREATKAIPDSMLHLLTGWNRPGDCGRPSDFKPEWLDMEKIRRGQKFAQDHMFSIFFSEMLSLFALFSFEDGLKPLIITGRSSTPFTAFKRYLSTGLRVRHWYTEDLWAKGSAARKDILTVRVMHGAAKRRLDASTNAEIDAAAKIPNAWCPTREMLLKDFAETCEAPVIGQCPYLIEKNSPDRPKGINQTEMALTQWGFVGLIVSYPKCLGVHYATDEDLEAFCHLWRSIGYQLGMEDEYNFCRGTLEEIRQRSSDFLESWVKPNLRIITPEWEHMMRCIFTGVSVYLPGATYETSLLYLTEILDLQMPRLYASLSYKDWINFNLNKSLFYCTIKLPGMKSLFNVLLNRILDRAEKYTSEDIEAIRIKLSNFPGFPDVETAENPIATNS encoded by the exons ATGAAGGTGGAAAGAAACCCGTCCGAGGACTCGAAGGCGGAGAGTGAATCCTCGGACTTCGAGGAGCTCGGAGACGTCGCGTCGACAAAGAGGATATTCTCATCGTCGGATGGCGAACGAACGGAGATCGACGACAGCGACAACGACAGCGGGTTCGTGGGAGTTTCCCAGGGATCATTGGACCGCCTCGACACCGTAACACCGGAAGTGCCTTGCGCCGAGACGAGCGGAAGCGGCCCCTACGACAGGGATGCGATCCTGTACGAGTTGGTGAGTTCCAGCCATCCGCGGGAAGCCAGATTTATCGCGGCCGTCGAGCGGATGAAAAATGGCGGTGTGAAATCGGCCTCAGATATATACGCCGATTTTCCCGACAATTTCGAGTACGACGCTTCAACTTTGAGCCAGGAATGCCGGGAATCGATGATCGAGAAGCTGCGCGAGGCGACGAAAGCTATTCCGGACTCGATGCTGCACTTGCTGACCGGCTGGAATCGGCCCGGCGATTGCGGCCGACCCTCTGACTTCAAACCCGAATGGCTGGACATGGAGAAAATCAGAAGAGGGCAGAAGTTTGCTCAGGATCACATGTTTTCGATATTCTTCTCCGAGATGCTCTCCCTCTTCGCTCTCTTCAGCTTCGAGGACGGACTAAAACCGCTCATTATTACTGGGAGGTCCAGCACCCCGTTCACAGCTTTCAAAAG gtacCTGTCGACTGGACTGCGGGTTCGGCATTGGTACACGGAGGACCTTTGGGCGAAGGGATCAGCCGCCAGGAAGGACATTTTGACAGTGAGGGTGATGCACGGTGCCGCAAAACGGAGACTGGACGCTTCTACGAACGCGGAGATAGACGCGGCGGCGAAAATTCCAAACGCGTGGTGCCCGACAAGGGAAATGCTGCTGAAGGACTTCGCCGAGACTTGCGAGGCCCCCGTGATCGGCCAGTGTCCTTACTTGATCGAGAAGAACAGCCCTGATCGACCGAAGGGCATAAACCAGACCGAAATGGCCTTGACGCAATGGGGCTTTGTTGGCCTGATAGTTTCCTACCCCAAGTGCCTGGGCGTTCATTACGCGACCGACGAGGACCTCGAAGCCTTCTGTCACTTGTGGAGAAGCATCGGGTACCAGCTGGGAATGGAGGACGA GTACAACTTCTGCCGTGGAACTTTGGAAGAAATTCGACAACGGAGTAGCGATTTTCTCGAGAGTTGGGTCAAGCCTAATTTACGGATCATCACTCCCGAGTGGGAACACATGATGAGGTGCATATTTACCGGGGTCAGCGTTTATCTACCCGGTGCCACTTACGAAACTTCTCTTCTTTACCTCACCGAAATTCTCGATCTCCAGATGCCACGGCTATACGCTTCGCTGTCGTACAAAGATTGGATCAACTTCAACCTCAACAA ATCTCTCTTCTACTGCACGATCAAACTGCCGGGAATGAAGAGTTTGTTCAATGTTCTGTTGAACCGAATTTTAGATCGAGCCGAAAAATACACGAGCGAGGACATCGAAGCAATAAGAATCAAGCTCTCCAATTTTCCTGGGTTTCCAGATGTAGAAACGGCGGAGAATCCGATCGCTACTAATTCTTGA
- the LOC124307627 gene encoding uncharacterized protein LOC124307627, translating to MKGDKESIMNCEVQNEFSGAEEDGYVERILSHSRSSLESDAMSISGGVKESDISETSRKLEDYRDTLTPNDKEKTNGIDAMKSSSATKTYDREAILRKLAGDNCMRKYLLNSARESQAKIETPETKAFEESEDERLESVVEELREFLKAIPDGLLHMMTGMSRPGDCGRPADRKPDWLDMEKLRRGQKFAREHNFSLYLAEMVSVMCAYTFRDTLKLMILTGKSSTPFTAFKRYTSVALKVQHWYCDDTWSKGTKGWTDMLTVRALHVAAKRKLDASTNEEIDNAAKISNMSCPSHDMLLKDFSEACETPAVGQCPFLVRPTDPDRPKSFNQFEVSFAQWQFVWLAICYPQHFGIHNAKEEDLEAYCHLWRSIGYQLGVEDEYNFCRGSLDEIRQCGHDFIEMWVKPHLREVIPEWEHMMRCIFDGFKLALPYISFETSLLFVCEILDLKMPRLYSSLSYKAWINHCLMKSLFYYGMKLPMVVDFVNTKLQRTLDHGERLRPSSWEKIRIKLEG from the exons ATGAAGGGGGATAAAGAGTCAATTATGAACTGTGAAGTGCAGAACGAATTTTCGGGTGCTGAAGAGGACGGCTACGTGGAACGAATTCTTTCTCATTCAAGATCGTCGCTCGAAAGCGATGCAATGTCGATTTCTGGTGGCGTGAAGGAGAGCGACATTTCGGAGACGTCTCGGAAATTAGAAGATTATCGCGACACTCTGACACCTAACGATAAAGAAAAGACGAACGGGATTGACGCGATGAAATCGTCATCGGCAACCAAAACGTACGACAGAGAGGCGATACTCCGCAAGCTCGCAGGTGACAATTGCATGAGAAAATATCTTCTGAACAGCGCCAGAGAATCGCAGGCGAAGATCGAGACTCCGGAGACGAAGGCGTTCGAGGAGTCCGAAGACGAACGCCTGGAATCGGTTGTCGAAGAGTTGCGAGAATTTTTGAAGGCAATACCGGACGGACTACTGCACATGATGACGGGAATGTCTCGTCCCGGAGACTGCGGAAGACCCGCTGACCGGAAGCCCGACTGGCTCGACATGGAAAAGCTACGGCGCGGTCAGAAATTTGCTCGGGAACACAATTTCTCACTATACCTTGCCGAGATGGTCTCCGTAATGTGTGCATACACCTTTCGGGACACACTCAAGCTGATGATTCTGACTGGAAAGTCCAGCACGCCGTTTACGGCCTTCAAAAG GTACACGTCCGTGGCGTTGAAGGTTCAACACTGGTACTGCGACGATACCTGGTCCAAAGGAACAAAAGGTTGGACGGACATGTTGACTGTAAGAGCTTTGCACGTTGCTGCGAAACGTAAATTGGACGCTTCCACAAACGAAGAAATAGACAATGcagcaaaaatttcaaacatgtcGTGTCCGTCGCATGACATGTTGCTGAAAGATTTTTCCGAGGCTTGTGAAACCCCTGCGGTCGGTCAGTGTCCTTTTCTCGTGAGGCCGACCGATCCTGACCGACCCAAGAGTTTCAATCAATTTGAAGTGTCGTTTGCGCAATGGCAATTTGTCTGGCTGGCGATCTGCTACCCTCAGCATTTCGGAATTCATAACGCTAAGGAAGAAGACCTCGAAGCTTATTGTCATTTGTGGAGAAGTATCGGCTACCAATTGGGAGTGGAAGATGA gtaCAATTTTTGCCGCGGCTCTCTCGACGAAATTCGACAATGTGGTCACGATTTTATTGAGATGTGGGTGAAGCCTCATTTGCGAGAAGTGATCCCTGAGTGGGAGCACATGATGAGATGCATATTCGATGGTTTCAAACTCGCTTTGCCGTACATCAGCTTCGAAACTTCCCTTCTCTTCGTTTGCGAAATTCTTGATCTGAAAATGCCGCGGCTCTACTCGTCGCTATCTTACAAAGCATGGATCAACCACTGTCTTATGAA GTCTTTGTTTTACTACGGAATGAAACTCCCAATGGTTGTCGATTTCGTCAATACCAAGTTGCAACGAACTTTGGATCATGGCGAAAGACTCCGTCCCTCGAGTTGGGAGAAGATACGAATTAAGCTTGAGGGATAG